The following coding sequences lie in one Cannabis sativa cultivar Pink pepper isolate KNU-18-1 chromosome 5, ASM2916894v1, whole genome shotgun sequence genomic window:
- the LOC115717576 gene encoding uncharacterized mitochondrial protein AtMg00810-like — MFIDVLIYVDDIVVAKNNDHVISTFKLSLNSKFKLRDIGSLRFFLGFELGRISKGISISQRCFTLQLLKDTSTLGAKPTSSPMECNLKLIKDKGVLLTDPTAYQSLIGKLIYLTITRPDITYDVNHLSQFLQTPRVPHLQATNRVLQYLKSTPGQRLFFPANTSPTVSAYAETSLSQANVLVSFFADADWAACQDTRRSVLGFCVFLSQSLISWKSKKQQVVSHSSAEAEYRAMENTTLEVTWILALFQDFGISPKIPSML, encoded by the coding sequence atGTTCATTGATGTGTTAATATATGTAGATGACATTGTTGTAGCAAAAAACAATGACCATGTCATATCCACTTTTAAGCTTTCTCTTAATAGCAAATTCAAATTAAGAGACATTGGTTCTCTAAGATTCTTCCTAGGCTTTGAACTAGGCCGCATCAGTAAAGGGATATCTATTTCTCAACGCTGTTTCACTTTACAATTGCTAAAAGATACGAGTACTCTAGGTGCTAAACCAACATCCTCTCCCATGGAATGCAACCTCAAACTCATCAAGGATAAAGGGGTATTACTAACTGATCCTACTGCCTATCAAAGCTTGATTGGCAAATTAATATATCTCACCATTACACGGCCTGATATCACTTATGATGTCAATCATTTGAGTCAGTTTCTACAAACACCTCGTGTCCCTCATCTTCAAGCCACCAACAGAGTATTACAATACCTCAAAAGCACCCCAGGACAAAGGCTGTTCTTCCCTGCCAACACCTCCCCAACAGTCTCAGCCTATGCAGAAACTAGCTTATCTCAAGCTAATGTACTGGTTTCCTTTTTTGCTGATGCTGACTGGGCGGCATGCCAGGATACCAGACGATCTGTTTTAGGCTTTTGTGTTTTCCTTAGCCAATCTCTCATCTCTTGGAAATCCAAAAAGCAACAAGTCGTCTCTCATTCTTCTGCTGAAGCCGAGTATCGTGCAATGGAAAACACAACATTAGAAGTTACTTGGATCCTTGCCCTTTTTCAAGACTTTGGCATCTCTCCCAAAATCCCATCAATGCTCTAG